Proteins co-encoded in one Methanoculleus sp. SDB genomic window:
- a CDS encoding DEAD/DEAH box helicase, with translation MNIIVLPQRGLYRLFFHDGRRVTAIGTVELVRTGKGYRPKQYQVKRFGTRHLKKTPTKELAGTLRESEVRLAVRDEAFESFLGDLQIPFGIVDACRMCFLEDRVTPLKKKNAIRYGKEQICEECARRELRRELGYVGGMGSLSYGHLEHLLDLYRDLDRVLGMVQPDRVDAGTTLFDLIEAHPVQKTSKLADLPLPGVFIRAAGVESLMPAQQLSVDAGLLTGRDLLVVAATASGKTFIGEMAGIKGMLEGRGQVLFLVPLVALANQKYQRFRERYGEFARVSLHVGVSRLNLPETRIAADRDLRASIVVATYEGIDHAIRCGKRLGRIGTIVIDEVQMLEDEERGHRLDGLISRLKYIAPEAQYLYLSATIGLPGLLAKKLNAQLVRYSERPVPLERHLIFLERNQKIPTIKKLTTAEYRQRSSRGYRGQTIVFTNSRARCHVIADALGASAAPYHAGLTARERRDVEDRFLKGKLAVVVTTAALAAGVDFPASQVIFDSLAMGISWLTVQEFSQMMGRAGRPDFHDLGKVVVLAEPGGSYRRDDRHTEEEVAIMLLKGEMEEVAPVYDTEASSEEFVANAIVCHGNIEDIRRMDETMVGEVEPVLPLLLEQCLVKKAGTRIELSDLARVMAEHFIGIERLTTIRRLIGTVSEPLDIVAELECGEEGETVPKESAGKKEFGSRQRSRRG, from the coding sequence ATGAATATTATTGTCCTCCCCCAGCGGGGGCTGTATCGCCTTTTTTTTCACGACGGGAGACGGGTCACCGCTATCGGCACGGTCGAGCTTGTCAGGACAGGCAAGGGCTACCGGCCGAAACAGTACCAGGTAAAACGATTCGGTACGCGCCACCTGAAAAAGACGCCCACGAAAGAGCTTGCCGGTACGCTTCGCGAATCGGAGGTACGTCTTGCGGTCCGCGACGAAGCTTTCGAATCGTTTCTCGGCGATCTCCAGATACCGTTCGGTATCGTGGACGCCTGCCGGATGTGTTTTCTCGAAGACCGGGTGACGCCGCTCAAGAAGAAGAACGCGATCCGGTACGGGAAGGAACAGATCTGCGAAGAGTGTGCACGGCGCGAACTCCGGCGCGAACTCGGATACGTGGGCGGCATGGGATCCCTCTCCTACGGCCATCTCGAGCATCTCCTCGATCTCTACCGTGATCTCGACCGGGTGCTCGGGATGGTGCAGCCCGATCGCGTCGACGCGGGCACGACGCTGTTTGACCTGATCGAGGCGCATCCCGTCCAGAAAACGTCAAAACTCGCCGATCTTCCCCTGCCCGGGGTATTCATCCGTGCAGCGGGCGTGGAGTCGCTCATGCCCGCACAGCAGCTCAGTGTCGACGCGGGTCTTCTCACGGGCCGCGATCTGCTCGTCGTCGCGGCAACTGCAAGCGGAAAGACCTTTATCGGTGAAATGGCCGGCATTAAGGGAATGCTCGAAGGGCGGGGACAGGTGCTTTTTCTCGTCCCCCTCGTCGCACTGGCGAACCAGAAATACCAGCGTTTCAGGGAGCGCTACGGCGAATTCGCCCGTGTATCGCTCCATGTCGGGGTGTCGCGGCTCAATCTGCCCGAGACCCGGATTGCCGCCGACCGCGACCTGCGTGCGTCTATTGTCGTGGCCACGTACGAGGGCATCGACCACGCCATCCGGTGCGGCAAACGGCTGGGGCGCATCGGCACGATCGTCATCGACGAGGTGCAGATGCTTGAAGACGAAGAACGGGGCCACCGGCTCGACGGCCTCATCTCGCGCCTGAAATATATCGCCCCGGAGGCGCAGTACCTCTATCTCTCCGCCACCATCGGCCTGCCCGGCCTGCTCGCAAAAAAACTGAACGCACAGCTCGTGCGGTACAGCGAGCGCCCCGTTCCGCTCGAGAGGCACCTGATATTTCTTGAGAGAAACCAGAAGATCCCGACCATCAAAAAACTCACGACCGCCGAATACCGCCAGCGATCGTCCCGGGGATACCGCGGGCAGACCATCGTCTTCACGAACTCCCGGGCACGGTGTCATGTGATAGCCGATGCTCTCGGCGCGTCTGCGGCTCCCTATCATGCAGGCCTGACCGCACGGGAGCGGCGGGATGTGGAAGACCGGTTCTTAAAGGGAAAACTCGCCGTCGTCGTGACGACCGCGGCACTTGCCGCCGGTGTCGATTTTCCCGCGTCGCAGGTGATATTCGACTCGCTTGCGATGGGTATCAGCTGGCTCACCGTGCAGGAGTTCTCCCAGATGATGGGGCGGGCGGGCCGTCCGGATTTCCACGACCTCGGGAAAGTGGTCGTGCTCGCGGAACCGGGAGGGAGCTATCGCCGCGACGACCGGCACACCGAGGAGGAGGTGGCGATTATGCTTCTCAAAGGTGAGATGGAGGAGGTGGCGCCGGTCTATGACACCGAGGCGTCGTCCGAGGAGTTTGTCGCGAATGCGATCGTATGCCACGGGAACATCGAGGATATCCGCCGGATGGATGAGACGATGGTCGGGGAGGTGGAACCGGTCCTGCCGCTCCTCCTCGAGCAGTGTCTCGTGAAAAAAGCCGGTACACGAATTGAACTCTCCGATCTGGCACGTGTCATGGCAGAGCACTTTATCGGCATCGAGCGCCTTACGACGATCCGCAGGCTCATCGGGACAGTGTCCGAGCCGCTTGACATCGTCGCCGAACTTGAATGCGGCGAGGAGGGGGAGACGGTACCGAAAGAATCCGCCGGCAAAAAGGAGTTCGGTTCGCGGCAGCGTTCCCGCCGCGGGTAA
- a CDS encoding Crp/Fnr family transcriptional regulator, with amino-acid sequence MTARIDDPLYIILRSKREATRFQILVEIAEHQPAVRQQEIADKLGITPQAVSEYIRELVEDGMVSSRGRGRYEVTHTGIEWVLSNSEALESYARHVTRDIIQQVSVWTAVAAEPIRKGDTVGVFMKDGWLYASHSGQDAMGEAIMDAVSGTDVGVARLNGIIDHTGGVVHVCKVPRIQRGGSRNVKRDAMLGIIEGVKMVGAVGLEAYFALESAGRVPDMFFGAREGVIEAAFHGIECAIVIVDEEFTDFLKRLETVGLNYTIHDLIAQ; translated from the coding sequence TTGACGGCACGGATCGATGATCCCCTGTATATTATCCTGCGAAGCAAACGCGAAGCCACGAGATTTCAGATCCTTGTCGAGATCGCGGAGCACCAGCCGGCGGTCCGTCAGCAGGAGATTGCCGACAAACTGGGAATCACCCCGCAGGCGGTGTCGGAATATATCCGCGAACTGGTCGAGGACGGGATGGTGAGCTCACGGGGGAGGGGGCGGTACGAAGTGACCCATACGGGTATTGAATGGGTGCTCTCCAATTCCGAGGCACTCGAGAGTTACGCCCGCCACGTGACCCGCGACATTATCCAGCAGGTCTCGGTCTGGACCGCGGTAGCAGCCGAACCGATCAGAAAAGGGGACACAGTAGGAGTCTTTATGAAGGACGGGTGGCTGTATGCGTCGCATTCCGGGCAGGACGCGATGGGTGAGGCGATCATGGACGCCGTTTCCGGCACCGACGTCGGTGTGGCCCGGTTGAACGGCATTATCGATCACACCGGGGGGGTCGTGCACGTCTGCAAAGTCCCCCGTATCCAGCGGGGGGGTTCGCGGAACGTGAAGAGGGATGCGATGCTCGGCATCATCGAGGGAGTGAAGATGGTGGGTGCCGTCGGTCTCGAGGCGTACTTTGCACTCGAATCGGCAGGGCGTGTGCCCGATATGTTCTTCGGGGCCCGCGAGGGTGTGATCGAGGCGGCGTTTCACGGTATCGAGTGCGCAATCGTTATCGTGGATGAGGAGTTCACCGATTTTCTGAAACGACTGGAGACCGTGGGCCTCAATTATACGATCCATGATCTGATTGCCCAATGA
- a CDS encoding ArsR family transcriptional regulator, whose translation MTGHIRIVNDPVELVPLLVCFNNTNYKQIYDTLNKTWSTEEELVDAVSGECVAECIAILKKGNLIEERWRMPKPGEKPLKEFKTTYSKFRANFQCSMADLGDLLHISISDDEELRLIVDQVQHDVNGGNTSINDLARKYNVSPVFIKGLAKRMPHLDVRGQGLVHLDGTDR comes from the coding sequence TTGACAGGGCATATCAGAATCGTCAATGATCCAGTTGAACTGGTCCCTCTTCTTGTGTGTTTCAACAATACCAATTATAAACAAATTTACGATACCCTGAATAAAACATGGTCGACGGAAGAGGAGCTGGTTGATGCTGTGAGCGGCGAATGCGTCGCTGAATGTATTGCGATTTTGAAAAAAGGCAATCTCATCGAAGAACGGTGGCGAATGCCGAAACCCGGAGAAAAACCACTGAAGGAATTTAAAACGACGTACAGTAAATTCCGTGCCAACTTCCAGTGCTCCATGGCAGATCTCGGCGATCTGCTCCATATATCCATTTCGGACGACGAGGAATTGCGGCTCATCGTCGATCAGGTCCAGCATGATGTGAACGGCGGCAACACGTCAATCAACGATCTCGCCCGGAAATACAACGTGAGCCCCGTCTTTATCAAGGGGCTGGCAAAACGGATGCCTCATCTCGACGTTCGGGGACAGGGGTTGGTGCACCTTGACGGCACGGATCGATGA